A single window of Dehalococcoidales bacterium DNA harbors:
- a CDS encoding NAD+ synthase has protein sequence MTKLRLGMSQINATVGDFGGNREKIINEIARAREMDCDIVVFPELVVTGYPPEDLLFKPQFIRENRQSLDAIIDASRGITAVVGFVDSEGGCLYNAAAIIHERELKTVYRKIILPNYGVFDEQRYFKSGRECPVVIVKGAGVGVNICEDIWFENGPAAIQAYNGAELIINISSSPYHSGKWREREDMLGRRARDYKVAVAYINHVGGQDELVFDGGSVVIDKNGCPLARAPQFDEAFVAADVDLGQLDCRLEVIENKDDKPKKLDASNWKSTQCLISKPVALEQKTPIETSLIEPLEPIAEIYKALVIGTRDYVFKNGFEHVVIGLSGGMDSSLVAAIAVDALGNERVTGVAMPSCFSSGESLPDAQELCVNLDIKLITIPIEKIYNSYLQTLEEVFSSVPRDTTEENIQARIRGNLLMALSNKFGWLVLTTGNKSEMATGYTTLYGDMAGGFAVIKDVPKTLVYKLGLYRNRGNGAKPIPERVMAKAPSAELRPNQKDSDSLPLYEVLDPILTSYVEQDKEVAEIIAQGFDAEVVKRTARLVDMSEYKRRQAPPGVKITSRAFGRDRRLPITNRFRGV, from the coding sequence ATGACTAAATTGAGATTGGGCATGTCGCAAATCAACGCCACCGTGGGCGATTTTGGCGGCAACCGGGAAAAAATCATTAACGAGATTGCCAGGGCAAGGGAAATGGATTGTGACATAGTGGTTTTCCCGGAACTGGTGGTTACAGGCTACCCTCCGGAAGATCTCCTTTTTAAACCTCAATTCATTCGCGAAAATCGACAGTCTCTAGATGCCATTATTGATGCCTCCAGAGGAATCACAGCTGTAGTTGGTTTTGTAGATAGCGAAGGGGGATGCCTTTATAATGCAGCCGCAATAATACACGAAAGAGAGCTTAAAACTGTCTATCGTAAAATTATCCTGCCCAACTATGGTGTATTTGACGAGCAGAGATATTTTAAATCCGGAAGAGAATGTCCGGTTGTAATAGTTAAAGGAGCAGGGGTGGGGGTGAACATCTGTGAGGATATCTGGTTTGAAAATGGACCAGCGGCGATACAGGCATATAATGGCGCAGAACTTATAATTAATATCAGCTCTTCCCCATATCACTCTGGTAAATGGAGAGAACGCGAGGACATGCTTGGCAGGCGAGCCAGGGATTATAAAGTAGCTGTGGCTTATATTAATCATGTGGGTGGTCAGGACGAACTGGTATTTGATGGGGGTTCGGTTGTCATTGACAAGAATGGATGCCCGCTTGCAAGAGCGCCTCAGTTTGATGAAGCATTTGTAGCCGCTGACGTCGATCTTGGTCAACTTGATTGTAGGCTGGAAGTAATCGAGAATAAAGACGACAAACCAAAAAAACTGGATGCTTCCAACTGGAAAAGCACTCAATGCTTAATCTCCAAGCCTGTCGCTTTGGAACAAAAAACCCCTATTGAAACTAGTCTCATCGAGCCATTAGAACCGATCGCTGAAATTTACAAAGCCCTGGTTATTGGCACACGCGATTATGTATTTAAAAATGGATTCGAGCATGTTGTTATCGGTTTATCCGGCGGTATGGATTCAAGCCTGGTAGCAGCAATAGCAGTAGATGCTCTGGGTAATGAGCGTGTTACCGGGGTAGCTATGCCATCGTGTTTTTCATCTGGAGAAAGTCTTCCTGATGCCCAAGAGCTGTGTGTTAACCTTGATATAAAACTGATTACTATACCGATTGAAAAAATATACAACAGTTATCTCCAAACATTAGAAGAGGTCTTTTCGAGCGTTCCTCGTGATACAACTGAGGAGAATATACAAGCTCGTATCCGTGGCAACCTGCTAATGGCGCTTTCCAATAAATTTGGATGGCTGGTACTTACCACTGGTAATAAAAGCGAGATGGCGACTGGTTACACTACTCTTTACGGTGATATGGCAGGTGGTTTTGCAGTGATCAAGGATGTGCCAAAGACTCTGGTATATAAACTGGGGCTTTATCGTAATCGCGGCAATGGAGCAAAGCCAATACCTGAACGTGTTATGGCGAAAGCTCCCTCCGCAGAGCTTAGACCCAACCAGAAAGATAGTGACTCACTTCCTTTGTACGAAGTTCTTGACCCAATCCTTACCAGCTATGTTGAACAGGACAAAGAAGTAGCAGAAATTATTGCTCAGGGGTTTGATGCAGAGGTGGTAAAGCGGACTGCCCGTTTGGTGGATATGAGTGAATACAAGCGCAGACAAGCGCCTCCTGGTGTAAAAATCACATCGCGGGCATTTGGCAGAGACCGGCGCCTCCCGATCACGAACCGCTTTCGTGGCGTATAA
- the pdxT gene encoding pyridoxal 5'-phosphate synthase glutaminase subunit PdxT: protein MKIGVLALQGTFFEHIHSVRKLGAEAIEIRKPQELEGVSGIIIPGGESTVITRLIHDYNLFDPLRKLAENSVPFMGTCAGMICLASDIGSTVELETLHLMDIRVNRNAFGRQLSSFETELYIPILGEKPFPGLFIRAPEVESAGERVGIIARLGDGRIVAVRQGGILATAFHPELIDDLRLHEYFLQLARQFACKEAA from the coding sequence GTGAAAATTGGCGTTCTTGCCCTCCAGGGTACTTTTTTTGAGCATATACATTCAGTCAGGAAACTAGGAGCGGAGGCAATTGAAATCCGCAAACCCCAAGAATTGGAAGGTGTTTCGGGGATTATCATTCCTGGTGGCGAAAGTACCGTTATCACCAGGTTAATACATGATTACAATCTATTTGATCCGTTGCGAAAGCTGGCGGAAAATTCCGTCCCATTTATGGGTACTTGTGCAGGCATGATTTGTCTGGCTAGCGATATAGGCAGTACGGTTGAACTGGAGACTCTTCATCTTATGGATATACGGGTAAACCGCAATGCATTTGGGCGTCAACTATCCAGCTTTGAAACAGAATTATATATTCCGATACTCGGAGAAAAACCCTTCCCGGGATTATTTATACGAGCACCAGAGGTGGAATCAGCTGGCGAAAGAGTGGGAATAATTGCCAGACTCGGTGATGGCAGAATTGTAGCTGTGCGCCAGGGCGGAATTCTGGCAACTGCCTTTCATCCAGAACTGATAGATGACCTCAGGCTGCACGAATACTTTCTGCAACTAGCGCGACAGTTTGCCTGCAAAGAAGCTGCATAA